The Gammaproteobacteria bacterium genomic interval ACAGCTTGAGCTCGACCAGCCCTTTGGTGATCACCCGCACCGCGGCATTATGCGGGTCGTTCCAGTGGTTACCGGGCTGGACCTTCTTCACCGCGGCCGTATGCGCGGCGAGCACGATATCGTAAACCTCGCGCTGGGCGCTCGAATACTGGCCGTTAATCGGAAAGGTGCGGGTGACGTCGGAGGCATAGCCCTCGACTTCGCAACCGGCATCGATCAACAGCAAATCGCCGTCCTTCAACTCGTCGTTATTGTCGGTGTAATGCAAAATGCAACCGTTGGCACCGCCGCCGACGATTGCCGAGTAGGCGTGGTTGGCATTGTTAATGCGATATTCATGATCGAATTCGGCATGAATCTGATACTCATATTTACCCGGCGTACATATTTTCATCGCGCGATTGTGCGCGCGCACGTTGATCGCGGCGGCCTTGCGCATCAGACGCAGTTCCTCGCGGCTCTTGTAAAGGCGCATATCGTGCAGGATATAGTCCAGCGATACGAACTCGGAGGGCACATGCAGGCCGGCGCGCGATTGCGCCTTTATATGATTGACCCAGCCAATCAGGCGTTTATCGAATTCCGCGGAACCACCCATGGTATAAAAAATACTGTCAGTGCCTTCGAGCAGTCCCGGCAGGATATCGTCGATATCGTCTATCGGAAAGGAATCGTCGGCACCGTATATTTCGACCGCATCCTCCTGCCCGGCACGGCGACCGTTCCAGGTCTCCTGTTCCGGATCTTTCTCACGGCAAAACAGAATATACTCGCCATGCTTGCGGCCGGGAATCAGTACCATCACCGCATCGGGTTCGTTGAATCCGGTCAGATAGAGAAAATCGCTGTCCTGGCGAAACGGAAAATGGGCATCGCGATTGCGGATGATCTCACTGGCCGAGGGTAGAATCGCGATCGTATTCTTGCCCATCATTTTCATCAATTGACTACGGCGGCGTTTGAATTCGGCTGGTTTCATAGAGTAGTTTCTTTCAGTTTGGATACCTGGGGTATAAAGATTAAGTCTGATCCATTGGGGACAGACCTTCAGCTCTGTTCCCCTCGAAGGCACCCGCGATGCCTTTATCCACGACTAGTGTACTTTTGATGGAGCTTGTAACGGGTTCAGAGTCTCGTGCAACAGCAGCGTTGCCATACGCACGTGCTCGACAATCTCGGCAAACTGCAGTTCGGATTCATCGCTGTTTTCCTCGTCATGGCTGAGCTTACTAATTTCGAGCAAGTCTGACAAACACTCGCTA includes:
- the pepP gene encoding Xaa-Pro aminopeptidase, whose translation is MKPAEFKRRRSQLMKMMGKNTIAILPSASEIIRNRDAHFPFRQDSDFLYLTGFNEPDAVMVLIPGRKHGEYILFCREKDPEQETWNGRRAGQEDAVEIYGADDSFPIDDIDDILPGLLEGTDSIFYTMGGSAEFDKRLIGWVNHIKAQSRAGLHVPSEFVSLDYILHDMRLYKSREELRLMRKAAAINVRAHNRAMKICTPGKYEYQIHAEFDHEYRINNANHAYSAIVGGGANGCILHYTDNNDELKDGDLLLIDAGCEVEGYASDVTRTFPINGQYSSAQREVYDIVLAAHTAAVKKVQPGNHWNDPHNAAVRVITKGLVELKLLKGTVPKLIKEQAYRRFYMHRTGHWLGLDVHDVGDYKVGEEWRLLEPGMVLTIEPGIYIPAKSRGVHRKWWDIGIRIEDDVLVTRQGYEILTDALPRKANEIEALMAS